The nucleotide window ATCGATTCAGTCCACTTTTTAAAAGAAGTATAATTTCCTGCCTTGCtctgctctcctgaaggtgttgatagaTGGGCACTCGTATCTGTCCCTAACCTCAccaaagtgaccattcttcatgtgtgagcccagacaatgaGTGTGGGTAGGCTTTGGATTGTCGGGGCCAATGAGATGGCGCAACTGGGAAACTGCACATCTTGCTGCGATGCTGAGGTCACTGGTTATGATCACCTGACCGTTTAAGTCCACATCATCTCGGGTGGTTCTCTTAACCTTTCACAGGTAGTTGAAATTATTCCATTTTAGAAAAAAATACCCATTACATTCCCTTGTGTATTTTAACTTGTTTTTCCAGGTACAAGTAGCAACAATGAACAACATGTGAAGCAAATCTACGCTGTAAAGGGGAAGGATGTGACACTCACCTGCAAGTACAGAGACATTACCCCGAAGACAACCATGGAACTGAAAGTGAACCCAGATAACTCGAGCCTGTGGCCTGCTGAGGCACAGACAGTGATATGGCAACGTTACAAACAGCCCGAAAACCAAATGAATAAACAGATCATTCTATTAACTGGTCGTTTCACATCAAAGGCTTCCTCGTCCAGTGCACAGCTCTACATCAAAGGATTACAAGTGACAGACGTTGGATTCTACTCCTGTCGCCCAGTTTTCACAGTTATTAAGGGCGAGTCTGATGTAACACAGCTGATTATCACAGGTGGGTGCTGGTCTGGTGAAATCAGGTCCCCACAGGGTACGTGTGCAGACACATGTTTCCAATTGGCTGGGAGAGGGTTCTTGCAAAGTGGGAAATCCGACAAAGAAataaaacagcagtgggaaatatttaaaacggtgatcagtagagtccaggagaaatatatcccactagaaCAAACTCGTCAGTAACGATACACCAGTAAAGAAATAAGGgcgaaattgaaactgaagagaaaggcaacaaaggagaggatgacaaaagggaatatgaaaaggttaggaaagaagtaaaaaagaaacaattacgaaAGCAAAATGAAaccatgaaattaaattatcaaggaatatcaaaaaaaaagtaaagtattctacaggcatataaataacaaaagaaaaattaggataggaacaggaccactaagggatacacatgacaaACTCGCAATGATAGcgcaatggcagaaatattaaataattgcattgcttcagtatttaccagtggGCAGAACATTAGaagagagatcaaaaaagatgtaaaggcattttagatagaaaggggggagataattgataaactaattaaacttagagaggataaaacccctggtccagatggattgtatcCATGCATATTACAAGaagctagggaagagatagcagaggcactattacatatacatacaaattcattagaaaagggaataattccagaggactggcggacagcgaaagtgattcctatatttaaaaagggagatagaacaaatccagggaattatagaccagttagcttaacgtcagtggtaggatagacaatggaatccatactcaaagatgtaatagagaaacatctagaaaccaaaaatataataaagaatagtcagcacggatttcaaaaggggagGTCATgctttgaccaatcttattgaattctttgaagaagtaacagaaagagtagacaagggcaatgtaatagatgtaatatatttggattttcaaaaggccttcgataagcataagtagactcatgactaaggtcagggcacgtggagtcaggggacaagtagcagaatggatagcaagctggctacaaaacaaaaaacagagtaggggttaagggtagttactcaaactggcaaaaggcgggaagtggtgttccacaaggatcggtgctgggaccactattgttcagatatacatatatacatataaactttctggactcgggaattggaagtataatttcaaaatttgtggacggcaccaaattagggggtatagttaatactgaggaggactgcgacaaaatacaattagacattaataaacttgcagaatgggcatgtaattggcaaattaattactgtgaggtggtacattttggtgggaataaTGAGGtggtcacatactccttggaaaataagagtctaaacaggatagaggaacagagggatttaggggtacagatacacaaatcactaaaagtagtggcgcaggttaataagatcattaaaaaaaaagcaaaccaagcactggggtccatttctagagggatagtattggaaagcaaagaagttatgttaaacttgcatagaaccttggttagaccacacttggagtactgcaaacagttctggtctccacactataaagaGGATactgaggcactggagaaggtgaaaaaaacatttactaggatgattGCAGAAATGAGAAgttgtacctatcaggaaagattgaataggctggggcttttttctctaaaaaagagaagactgaggggtgacctgatagaggtctttaagataatgatagagtttgatagggtagatggagagaagctgtttccacttgcgggggagaccagaactaggggccatgaatataagatagtcactaacaaatccaatatggaattcaggagaaacatcttcacccagagagtggtaaaaatgtggaactcgctaccacaaggagtagttgagacgacgagcatagatacatttaagggcaagctaaataaacacatgaaggagaagggaatagaaggatactctgtaggggtagatgaagaagggtgggaggaaactcacatggagcataaacaccggcatggacctgttgggctgaatggctgtaaattctttgtagaGTGATTGGATATTGGTGATTGTTCTACAGTGATAGCTGGTGTCCATCGAACACTGGCTGAGACTGGCTCTTGGCCAACTGCTTATCACATTGGTAACATCTCAGGGCTCCTgccaatggctcagtgagtaaatggaCCATATGATGCCATACTGGTGGAAACTCATGAGATCCCAAGAAGGGCTGTTTGACGTTTTCTCCTGACGTTCACACGAGCTTTCCAGCAGGGCTTCACCAGAGGGCAATCAGGGGTGGGAATTTTGTCTGGTTTGCCCCTTCCTGACCCAGAGGGCTATGGCCAACTGCAGCACCCCCTGGCTGAGATgcgccaactcagcacagaccagggaaaaAACATGGCACCTtcttggtctgcatggctcagtagcTTATTGGgtggttaattgtatccatgtgatctatatcaattagtgttaattgtattcaggtggtgcacatcaattgtatccatttataagagagttgATCTAGGGTgcggtgtgggtgtaatgtggagttctgggaataaaggcttggaagcaactgaagactcggCTCTAGTATTTTATCCTTCGCCACCTGGCTGGTGATAGGGACCTCGGAATCTCTGGCTGGGAGGCGGAAACGGCCAATGACTCCTGCTTGCTATCCAGCAACCTCTCCTGAAATGTCGATGTGTGGACCTGGAGGTGAGGACACAATTGGCATGGCTTTGGATGAATATCCTGCAGCCTAGGCCTACGCATGGCTATCTGGGTTAGGTACCAAAGAGGCACAGCAACCATCGCCCCCCATGAGTCTGTGCCTTCAGCACGGGACGGGTTGAGAGAGGAGGATTGCTGAGGCAAAAGAATAAATATctgttttcaactttttttttaaagtatgtaCCTAAATAAATAATTACAAGTATGAACTGATAGCTGGGTTACTACACAAGTCCGAGTTCATTATTGCTCCTATTGTGGCAAAGTATTTTAATAATTTTCTCTCTTATTTTTTAAGCTTCACCAGCTTTTCAGGATACTTCCACCCTGCCCCAATTAGAGGTGAACAAAACCAGGACTCTGAGCTGCAAAATAGTCGGATTTTATCCAAAGCAGTTTAAGATGGAATGGTTGAAGGGCGGGAATCAGTTGCGTCAACAACATCTGCATGTCGCCACTAACCGGGACGGAACCTTCAGTGCCGAGTCCACAATTTTATTTGTACCACAGCTCAATGACCACAATAAAATGATTACTTGCAGGGTCACTCACCAATCTGTGAAGACGCCTATCCAGTGGTCTCAAAAGCTCAACGTTTTATGTAAGTACGGTACGGTCAGAACTTCCGGCAACAAAACActttttcttcctccttccctgaAGGCGCTGAGTCCTTGCTGGGGGTAGGGCTGGACATGCAACAAGTATTTTCTAGCGACTTTTTagacagcgagttgttacgatctggaatgcattgccctgaaagggcggcggaagcagattcaataataactttcgtggaaacgtagaaacatagaaaataggagcaagagtaggccattcggcccttcgggcctgctccgccattcaaaatgatcatggctgatcgtctaactcagtaccctgttcccgctttttccccataccccttgatccctttagcattaagaaatatatccatctccttcttgaatacatctaatgacttggcctccactgccttctgtggtagagaattccacaggttcaccaccctctgagtgaagaaatttctcctcatctcggttctaaatggcattccccgtatcctgagactgtgacccctggttctggactccgcagccatcgggaacatcctccctgcatctagtctgtctagtctggttagaattttatatgtttcaatgagatcacctctcagtcttctaaactgaagtgaatataggcctagtcgatccaatctctcctcatacgacagtcctgccatcccaggaatcagtctggtaaaccttcattgcactccctccatggcaaggacatccttcctcagataaggagaccaaaactgcacacaatactccagatgtggtctcaccaaggccctgtataactgcagtaagacatccctgctcctgtactcaaaatcctcttgcaatgaaggccaacataccattcgccttcctcactgcttgctgcacctgaatgctcactttcagcgactggtgtacaaggacacccaggtctcgttgcacctccccttttcccaatctatcaccattcagataataatctgcctttctgtttttacaaccaaactggataacctcacatttatccacgttatactgcatctgccatgttcttgcccactcacccaacttgtctaaatcacattggagcctctttgcatcctcctcacagctcacattccaccccagctttgtgtcgtctgcaaacttggaaatgttacttttagttccctcatccaaatcattgatatatattgtgaatagctggggcccaagcactgatccctgcggtaccccactagtcactgcctgccacctggaaaaagacccgtttattcctactctctgtttcctgtctgtcaaccaattctcaatccatgggaattggatatataattggaaaggaaaacatttgcagggctatgggaaggagcaggggagtggaactaattggataactctttcaaagagtcggcacaggcacgatgggccaaatggcctccttctgcgctgtatgattctatgatcttgctCGAGCGACCATTCTTCACCTGTGAACCTTGTCagtgggctattcaactgtgggagacatcacagccaagcacaaTCCTCTCCTCATGTCCacacaaatgctggaaagtgatcaagaatcctggttgatttttccctTTCCCAGCTCAGGGGCACTTGAGGCCAATTCCAGCACCCTTACTACTGCCCAGGCTGTGATCAGCTAGctcggcacagaccagggatcagacagACTGGGGCCTTCTGGTCTGCTTGGCTCAGTACCATGCTGGGCATTGATTCTGCCCACTAGGCTATTATTGTATGTTACTTTTATCCACTGTTTCAGATATTATTTAAATGTTTGATATGATGCTCTCCGGTTCTTTTCTAACAGATGGGCCTGTAGATCTTAGGGTGGAACCAGGGAACAATGTTGTGAAGATGAAAGGTGACCTGCTTGAGTTATCATGCAAGGCCAATAGCAACCCTCAAGCCCAAATGTCTTGGCTCCTAAATGGAAAGGTTTTGCTGACGGCTACAACTAATCATCTGATGATCAAGGTTGAGAACATCACATCCAGCAAGCAAGGGAACTACACCTGCTCCGCAGAGAACAAGCTGGGAAGGAGAGAGTCTGTGGTGATGGTCACTGTGATTGACAGACCGATATCCAGTTTGTATCTCAGATTTGTACTGAAGACATCACAAGTTTTTTTTATAcaggatcatacagcacaggaggaggccattcggcccatcgtgcctgtgccggctctctgaaacagctactaattaatcccacttccccttctcttaccccatagccctgcaaatgtttcctttttaactatatatccacttccctcttgaaagttactattgaatctgcattccAGCTCGTAAtaattcactgcataaaaaatttctcttcatctcccccctggcttttttgccaattatcttaactttgtgtcctctggttaccgaccctcctgccggtggAAATCATTTCTtcctatctgctctatcaaaacccctcatagctttaaacatctctattaaatctccccttaaccttctctgctctaaagagaacaatcccagttctccagtctctccacaaaactgatttccctcatcactggtcccattctggtgaatctcctctgtaccctcttcgaGGCCTTGAcgcctccctaaagtgtggtgtccacaacagaacacaattttttaaaatttagttgttttgttctttttctcttttcaattttctcctccctTCTTCCCAAAAATGCTGACTCACAGCTGGGTAGCAGTTCCATGCACCCTGGACACTCTCTAGTACCTCGGTCCTCACCCAAGGGTCGGCTATCACGGTGAGTGTTGGCGGGTAGTTCAACCATGAAGGGCCAACAATCCCGAAGGCAAACCCAAGACTGCTCTCGTCCAGCACGCACGTGTGCACACGTGCACTGAATGTTAACAGGGGATTTaactgaggtgttcaaaattatgaagggttttgagagagtagatatatacttgaaagggagaaatttacagggctatgggaaaagagcagggggaatgggaactggatagctctttcaaagagctggcatatgcatgatgggctgaacagcctccttctgcgctgtatcggtgacatcatccgaaaacacgacatcaggttccacacatatgctgacgacacccagctctacctcactgctgcctctcccaacctctccactGCTTCTCATTTATCactctgcttgtccgacatccagtactggatgagcagaaattttctccaactaaatattggcaagatcgaagccattgtcttcggcccccaccacaaactcagtttccgagccaccaactccatccttctccctggccaccatctgaagctgaaccagactgttcgaaaCCTTGGAGTTCTATTTGACCCGGAGATAAGCTTCCGAtcgcatatctgctccatcaccaagaccgtccacttctacctctgtaacatctccagtctctgcacctgcctcaactcatctgctgctgaaaccctcatccatgcctttgttacctctagaattgactattccaatgctttgctggccggcttcccatcttccagcctccttaaacttcagctcatgcaaaactctgatgcccatatcctaactcgcaccaagtcctgttcacccatcacccctgtgctcactgacctacgttgactcccggtccggcaatgt belongs to Heptranchias perlo isolate sHepPer1 chromosome 37, sHepPer1.hap1, whole genome shotgun sequence and includes:
- the LOC137304478 gene encoding sialic acid-binding Ig-like lectin 14 isoform X1, which translates into the protein MDCPGIILLVWHLSLTGLYFAGTSSNNEQHVKQIYAVKGKDVTLTCKYRDITPKTTMELKVNPDNSSLWPAEAQTVIWQRYKQPENQMNKQIILLTGRFTSKASSSSAQLYIKGLQVTDVGFYSCRPVFTVIKGESDVTQLIITASPAFQDTSTLPQLEVNKTRTLSCKIVGFYPKQFKMEWLKGGNQLRQQHLHVATNRDGTFSAESTILFVPQLNDHNKMITCRVTHQSVKTPIQWSQKLNVLYGPVDLRVEPGNNVVKMKGDLLELSCKANSNPQAQMSWLLNGKVLLTATTNHLMIKVENITSSKQGNYTCSAENKLGRRESVVMVTVIDRPISNVIARYTLVIAVSLSVVLLLIILIPVATCAIVKRCRATRWQEEEPVYMVSSQPTADVYDTLTTAGTEEPSAQQKATDSIYANI
- the LOC137304478 gene encoding sialic acid-binding Ig-like lectin 14 isoform X2; translated protein: MELKVNPDNSSLWPAEAQTVIWQRYKQPENQMNKQIILLTGRFTSKASSSSAQLYIKGLQVTDVGFYSCRPVFTVIKGESDVTQLIITASPAFQDTSTLPQLEVNKTRTLSCKIVGFYPKQFKMEWLKGGNQLRQQHLHVATNRDGTFSAESTILFVPQLNDHNKMITCRVTHQSVKTPIQWSQKLNVLYGPVDLRVEPGNNVVKMKGDLLELSCKANSNPQAQMSWLLNGKVLLTATTNHLMIKVENITSSKQGNYTCSAENKLGRRESVVMVTVIDRPISNVIARYTLVIAVSLSVVLLLIILIPVATCAIVKRCRATRWQEEEPVYMVSSQPTADVYDTLTTAGTEEPSAQQKATDSIYANI